DNA sequence from the Brevundimonas sp. NIBR10 genome:
AGCGGCACTGAACTGTGATCCCGAGGCATGGGCTCTGATGGTGGGCAGCGCCTGTGGCGAGCGGTTCGACGCCTTCTTCGACTCGGCGCTGACCGATATGGAGAAGGGCACCAAGGTCGCCTGGGCCGTGCGTCGGGCGTCGGATGACGTGATCGTCGGCACGACCAGCCTGTATGAGATCAAGCCCGAGCACCGTCGCTGCGAGATCGGAGCGACCTTCTACAGGCCCGAGGCGCGCGGCGGGGCGATCAATCCGGCCTGCAAGCGCCTGTTGCTCGGCCATGCCTTCGACGCCGGAGCGGTGCGGGTCGAGATCCTGACCGACGCGATCAATCCCCACAGCCAGGCGGCAATCCGCAAGCTGGGGGCCCGGGACGAGGGCGTGCTGAGGAAGCACAAGATCACCTGGACAGGGCGGATACGCGACACGGCCCTGTTCGCCGTGCTGGACGAGGACTGGCCCGAGGTCCGAGACAGACTGGACCGGCGTCTGGCGGCCTTCGGCTGAGGCTTCAGTCCACCGCGCGGCAGGTTGTGGCGGGAGCACCGTCGGCGGTCCAGGTGGCCATCAGGCCCTTGCCGCGCAGCTCATAGGCGCTGGCCTTGTACCAGAGGCCGTCGGCGGTGCGTTCCTGGAACAGGTCGATGGCCTCGCCGCGCGCGTTGCGGACCGTGGCCATGGAGCGGGGGTTGTCGAAGTCCACCGACAGTCGCTCTCCGTTCTCGCACAGATAGACGGTGCGGATGACGCGGCTCATGGCCCGTTCCTGGATCTCCGCGCCGGTGCGGCGACGCGTCGTCTGGGCCTCGATGGCGCGGGCCTCGACGGCGGCGCTGTCGGTCGGGGCCTCGCTCTGATCGGGGCCGCAGCCGGCGAGGACGGGGACGGCGAGCGCGCCGGCGAGAAGGAGGCGAAGGGTCATGGCGCGGTCAACGTTCGGCAAGCCTTGCCGTTCCGGCGCGACGGGCGCGGAAAAAGTCGCGCAGCGCCGTCGCGGACTCCTCTGCCAGCAATCCGCCCTCGACCTGGGGTCGCCAATGGCAGGTCGGTTGCTCGAACAGGCGGGGGCCGTGGACGACGGCACCGCCCTTCGCATCGTCGGCGGCCCAGACGACACGGCCGATTCGGGCGTGGCTTATGGCGCCGGCGCACATGGCGCAGGGCTCCAGCGTCACATAGAGGGTCAGGCCGGTGAGGCGATAGTTTGCGGTGGCCTGGGCCGCCCGACGGAGGGCGACGATCTCCGCGTGGGCCGTGGGATCATGGGCGGCGACAGGGCCGTTGGAGCCTTCTGACACCACCTCGCCGGTGGTCTCGTCGACGATCACGCAGCCGACGGGAACCTCGCCGGCGTCCGCCGCCGCTTGCGCCAAGGCCATCGCCATGCGCATGAACCGCTCATCATGGCCCGCCATCCCGACGACAACGACAAGAAGCCCAGCCCCAGTCAAGGGCTGCGTCCGCACAAGCCCGGCGATCGCCCGAAAAGCGGGGCCGCGCGCCCCGGCTCGGCCAGCGCCGCCTTCACCGCCAGCGAGGGCAAGACCACGCGCGGCGCTCAGGCCCGGCCCGGTGCCGGCACGGGGCGATCCTATGCCGCCGACAAGGGCGCGCGGCCGGAAAAGCCGATCAAGGGCAAACGCTATTCCGACGACGCCAAGGCCTCGCCGCGATTTGACAAGCCTGGGGCCGACAAACCGGGCGGCAAGTTCGCCGCCAAGACGCCGGAAGAGCCCAAGCGCAGCGAGCGGATCGCCAAGGCCATGGCCCGCGCCGGGATCGCCTCGCGCCGCGAGGTCGAGCGGCTGATCGGACTGGGCAAGGTGGCGGTCAATGGCCGCATCCTGGACACGCCGGCGACGCTGGTGACGCGCGACGACGTGATCACCGTGGACGGCAAGCCGATCGCGGCGGTGCAGGCGACGCGGGTGTGGCGCTACAACAAGCCGGTGGGCCTGCTGACCTCGCACAACGATCCGGGCGGGCGACCGACCGTGTTCGACAGCCTGCCGGCCGGCTTGCCCCGGGTGATCTCGGTCGGGCGGCTGGACATCAACACCGAGGGCCTGCTGCTGCTGACCAACGATGGGGAGCTGTCGCGGGCGCTGGAGCTGCCGGCGACGGCCCTGGTTCGGCAGTACCGGGCGCGGGCGCGCGGGCGGATCACGCAAGCCGACCTGGACACGCTGAAGGACGGGGTGACGGTCGACGGCGAACGTTATGGCCCGGTCCTGGCCACCATCGACAAGGCCAAGACCAACGAGGACGGGCTGCAGTCCGCCAATCTGTGGATCAGCGTCCAGATCAGCGAGGGCAAGAACCGCGAGGTTCGCAAGGTGCTGGAGTCGATCGGCCTGACGGTCAACCGGCTGATCCGTCTGGCCTATGGGCCGTTCCAGCTGGGAACGCTGCCGGTCGGTGCCGTCGAGGAAGTGGGCCCCCGGGTGATCCGCGAGCTGCTGGGCGAACATATCCGACCCGAGAACCTGCCCGAGGGCAATGCGGTCCAGACACCTGCGCCGGTGCCCGGTCGTCGGGGCGGGATGCCGCTGGTCACCGGCAAGTCCGGCTCGGCCATCTCGGATCCGTCCAGGAAGCCGAGCCGCGTCCGCGCGGCCGGGACAGCGACGGCCCAGGCCACCGAACGCGCCAACCGACCACCCAAGAAGGCCGGCTGGGCCAAGGCGGGGCCCAAGTTCGAACATCCCAAGAAGAACTTCACCCCTCGGGCCCGGCCCGACGGCGAGGCCCCCGCCGACGATCGGCCCAAGCGTGCTTTCAAGCCGCGCGAGGACAAGATCATCGGGCCCAAGTCCTCGACCTGGGCGCGGGATGACAAGGCCCCCCGGAGCGGACCCAGGGACGGTGCCAAGCGAGACTTCAAGCCCCGGACGACGGGGTCGGGCCCGGCGCGACCCTCCGGTCGATCCGGCGTCAAACCCGGCGGCCCGCGCGGCGGGAGCTGAGGCCTAAAACCGGAGCGATCCCATGGATGCGAACGCCAGCGAGACGCGGCTGCCCGGCCGTTGCCTGTGCGGAGCCGTGACCTTCACCGCCGTGCCGGTCCACGGCATGCACGCCTGTCATTGCGAGCGCTGCCGGCGCTGGAGCGGCGGAGTCTATCTGGGCGTCGATTGCGGCGACAGCGTCGAGGTCGCCGATGCGGGCACGCTTGCGACCTATGGATCGTCCGACTGGGCCGAGCGACAGTTTTGCCGGACCTGC
Encoded proteins:
- a CDS encoding pseudouridine synthase, with product MARHPDDNDKKPSPSQGLRPHKPGDRPKSGAARPGSASAAFTASEGKTTRGAQARPGAGTGRSYAADKGARPEKPIKGKRYSDDAKASPRFDKPGADKPGGKFAAKTPEEPKRSERIAKAMARAGIASRREVERLIGLGKVAVNGRILDTPATLVTRDDVITVDGKPIAAVQATRVWRYNKPVGLLTSHNDPGGRPTVFDSLPAGLPRVISVGRLDINTEGLLLLTNDGELSRALELPATALVRQYRARARGRITQADLDTLKDGVTVDGERYGPVLATIDKAKTNEDGLQSANLWISVQISEGKNREVRKVLESIGLTVNRLIRLAYGPFQLGTLPVGAVEEVGPRVIRELLGEHIRPENLPEGNAVQTPAPVPGRRGGMPLVTGKSGSAISDPSRKPSRVRAAGTATAQATERANRPPKKAGWAKAGPKFEHPKKNFTPRARPDGEAPADDRPKRAFKPREDKIIGPKSSTWARDDKAPRSGPRDGAKRDFKPRTTGSGPARPSGRSGVKPGGPRGGS
- a CDS encoding GNAT family protein — translated: MKIAVVGLEDDYVRLEPLSERLREPLRAALNCDPEAWALMVGSACGERFDAFFDSALTDMEKGTKVAWAVRRASDDVIVGTTSLYEIKPEHRRCEIGATFYRPEARGGAINPACKRLLLGHAFDAGAVRVEILTDAINPHSQAAIRKLGARDEGVLRKHKITWTGRIRDTALFAVLDEDWPEVRDRLDRRLAAFG
- the tadA gene encoding tRNA adenosine(34) deaminase TadA; the protein is MRMAMALAQAAADAGEVPVGCVIVDETTGEVVSEGSNGPVAAHDPTAHAEIVALRRAAQATANYRLTGLTLYVTLEPCAMCAGAISHARIGRVVWAADDAKGGAVVHGPRLFEQPTCHWRPQVEGGLLAEESATALRDFFRARRAGTARLAER
- a CDS encoding MliC family protein; translation: MTLRLLLAGALAVPVLAGCGPDQSEAPTDSAAVEARAIEAQTTRRRTGAEIQERAMSRVIRTVYLCENGERLSVDFDNPRSMATVRNARGEAIDLFQERTADGLWYKASAYELRGKGLMATWTADGAPATTCRAVD
- a CDS encoding GFA family protein, translated to MDANASETRLPGRCLCGAVTFTAVPVHGMHACHCERCRRWSGGVYLGVDCGDSVEVADAGTLATYGSSDWAERQFCRTCGASLFWKLKAGGMTVVSAQAFDDPSVFAFGSEIYVDAKPDNYAFAGDRARLTGAEVEARCAGET